One window of Salmo salar chromosome ssa11, Ssal_v3.1, whole genome shotgun sequence genomic DNA carries:
- the LOC106562132 gene encoding neuronal acetylcholine receptor subunit alpha-5 isoform X2: MKLRWNTDDYLGITTIRVPSDSIWIPDIVLYDNADGRFEGSVTKAVVKYDGTITWTQPANYKSACIIDVTFFPFDLQNCSMKFGSWTYDGSQVDILLEDFHVDKRDYFDSGEWDIVKATGSRGLRMDGSCHFPFITYSFIIRRLPLFYTLFLIIPCIGLSFLTILVFYLPSNGGEKISLCTSVLVSLTVFLLVIEEIIPSSSKVIPLIGEYLVFTMIFVTLSIVITVFAINIHHRSSPMHQGMAPWVRRIFLHRLPKLLCMRSHVDRYATPGGARAGLSGRERAGLAGRERAGLAGRQGAVGGIMKSTPHLSPTNNLQAALDSIRYITMHVVKENEVREVVQDWKFVAQVLDRVFLWTFLLVSVLGSALLFIPVIYKWAKIIVPNHAGGSG, from the exons TGCCGATGGACGTTTTGAGGGCTCTGTCACCAAGGCTGTTGTCAAGTATGATGGCACCATCACCTGGACACAGCCCGCTAACTACAAGTCAGCCTGCATCATCGATGTCACCTTCTTCCCCTTTGACCTGCAGAACTGCTCCATGAAGTTTGGCTCCTGGACCTATGATGGCTCACAG GTAGACATCCTCCTGGAGGACTTCCATGTGGATAAGAGAGACTACTTTGACAGTGGTGAATGGGATATAGTGAAAGCGACAGGCAGCCGTGGTCTGAGGATGGACGGATCTTGCCACTTCCCCTTCATCACCTACTCCTTCATCATCCGTAGACTGCCACTCTTCTACACCCTCTTCCTTATTATCCCCTGTATTGGCCTTTCCTTCCTCACCATCCTGGTCTTCTACCTGCCCTCCAACGGCGGGGAGAAGATCTCCCTGTGCACCTCTGTGCTGGTGTCCCTCACCGTCTTCCTTCTCGTGATCGAGGAGATAATTCCGTCCTCCTCCAAGGTCATCCCTCTGATCGGGGAGTACCTGGTGTTCACCATGATCTTTGTCACGCTCTCCATTGTCATCACCGTCTTCGCCATCAACATCCACCACCGCTCCTCGCCCATGCACCAAGGCATGGCGCCCTGGGTGCGTCGTATCTTCCTGCACAGGCTGCCTAAGCTGCTGTGCATGCGCAGCCACGTGGACCGCTATGCTACCCCCGGTGGGGCCAGGGCaggactgtcagggagagagcgTGCAGGactggcagggagagagagggcaggactGGCAGGAAGACAGGGGGCAGTAGGGGGCATTATGAAgtccacccctcatctctcccctACGAATAACCTGCAGGCTGCTTTGGACTCTATCCGTTACATCACCATGCATGTGGTCAAGGAGAACGAGGTCAGAGAG gtggtgCAGGATTGGAAGTTTGTGGCTCAGGTTCTGGATCGTGTGTTCCTGTGGACCTTCCTCCTGGTCTCAGTACtgggctctgctctgctcttcatCCCTGTCATCTACAAATGGGCAAAGATCATTGTCCCAAACCATGCAGGTGGCAGCGGATAA
- the LOC106562131 gene encoding UDP-glucuronosyltransferase 2B13, which translates to MATAVLEDKDLMKTLKENQYDLVLTDPAWGTGILVAHYLQLPLVYNVRWITSGEGHLAIAPSPMSYIPMTGSGLSHKMLFTERVKNMLFYLLWEVQYRLVIRPHYQAVCDEFFQPGVDFYELLQGADLWLMRVDFVFEFPRPTMPNVIYMAGFQCKPAKPLPQELEEFVQSSGEHGVIIMSLGTFVSEFPNDIAGVIAAAFAQLPQKVIWRHKGERPATLGNNTLLVEWMPQNDLLGHPRTRLFVAHGGTNGVQEAIYHGIPVVGLPLFFDQYDNLLRLKERGGAKLLSMATVDKNSNFLEALQEVLDEPSYRMKMQSLSRLHRDVPMEPLDTALFWIEFVMSHKGAAHLRTESYRMPWYSYHSVDVVLILLAVVVVLLLLLVAIVRYLSIRSCLKRKIKSE; encoded by the coding sequence ATGGCAACTGCTGTATTGGAAGACAAGGATTTAATGAAGACCCTGAAGGAGAACCAGTATGACCTGGTGCTTACTGACCCAGCATGGGGGACCGGTATTTTGGTGGCTCATTATCTTCAGCTACCTCTAGTCTACAATGTACGGTGGATAACCAGTGGAGAGGGACATTTAGCCATTGCGCCATCCCCCATGTCTTATATTCCAATGACTGGATCAGGGCTCTCACACAAAATGCTCTTCACAGAGAGAGTAAAGAATATGCTTTTCTATTTGCTTTGGGAAGTTCAGTACAGACTTGTAATTCGGCCACATTACCAGGCTGTTTGTGATGAGTTTTTCCAACCAGGTGTGGACTTCTATGAGTTATTACAGGGGGCTGATTTATGGCTCATGAGAGTTGACTTTGTGTTTGAGTTCCCTCGTCCCACCATGCCTAATGTTATCTATATGGCAGGGTTCCAATGTAAACCTGCCAAGCCTCTTCCCCAAGAACTAGAGGAGTTTGTTCAGAGTTCTGGGGAGCATGGAGTCATTATCATGTCTTTGGGGACTTTTGTGTCTGAGTTTCCAAATGATATAGCTGGTGTgatagctgctgcttttgcccAGCTGCCTCAGAAGGTAATCTGGAGACACAAAGGAGAAAGGCCAGCTACTCTGGGCAACAATACCTTACTAGTTGAATGGATGCCGCAAAATGATCTGTTAGGACATCCAAGGACAAGGCTGTTTGTAGCTCATGGAGGAACAAATGGGGTTCAAGAGGCTATTTACCATGGAATTCCTGTTGTGGGTCTACCTCTGTTTTTTGATCAATATGACAACCTGCTTCgtctgaaagagagaggaggagcgaaGCTTTTATCCATGGCAACAGTAGACAAGAACAGTAACTTCCTGGAGGCCTTGCAGGAAGTTCTGGATGAGCCGTCCTACAGGATGAAAATGCAGAGTCTCTCCAGGCTACACAGGGACGTGCCAATGGAGCCCCTGGACACTGCCCTCTTCTGGATTGAGTTTGTCATGAGCCACAAAGGTGCTGCTCACCTGCGTACAGAGTCCTACAGAATGCCTTGGTACTCCTACCACTCTGTAGATGTTGTCCTGATATTGTTGGCTGTTGTAGtagtgcttcttcttcttcttgttgcaATAGTCAGATATTTAAGCATTAGAAGTTGCTTGAAAAGAAAGATTAAAAGTGAATGA